The following coding sequences are from one Capsicum annuum cultivar UCD-10X-F1 chromosome 3, UCD10Xv1.1, whole genome shotgun sequence window:
- the LOC107862995 gene encoding uncharacterized protein LOC107862995, whose translation MFLKTSISTTKKLFQKTLDSVKYIFSGGYQKIPKSPPCYAGGANTNFSQSYTELDKFYVHGDRHKKKKKKTITMSPPAKENEVRRKGNYHQVVGLKDDLKRKEIITYERKKKYQDPRREERSYLVAQKLQELKMLENYEDQHALDIEQVLYYYSRLTCPAYVEIVDKFFMEVYSELFNAS comes from the coding sequence ATGTTTCTAAAAACCTCCATCTCCACTACCAAAAAGCTCTTCCAGAAAACCCTTGACAGTGTCAAATATATATTCTCCGGTGGATATCAAAAGATCCCCAAAAGCCCTCCATGTTATGCTGGCGGAGCCAATACTAATTTCAGCCAAAGCTACACAGAGCTTGACAAATTTTACGTGCATGGGGACAgacacaagaagaagaagaagaaaacaataacaaTGTCTCCACCAGCAAAGGAAAATGAAGTTAGGAGAAAGGGCAATTATCATCAAGTTGTTGGCTTGAAGGATGATTTAAAGAGGAAGGAGATAATCACatatgaaagaaagaagaaatatcaagacCCGAGAAGAGAGGAAAGGAGTTATTTGGTGGCTCAAAAGCTACAGGAATTGAAAATGTTAGAGAATTACGAAGATCAGCACGCTTTGGATATTGAACAAGTTCTTTATTACTACTCACGTCTCACTTGCCCGGCTTATGTTGAAATAGTTGATAAGTTTTTCATGGAAGTGTACTCTGAACTTTTCAACGCCTCTTAA